CGAAGTTCGACAGCGTTGGCATTCCGGCAGCGCGCTACAACGAGCTCGACGACGTCTGGAAGGACCCACAGGTCCAGCACCGCGGCCTGCGCGCGACCACGCCGCATGCTTACGCCGAGGCCGGCTCGGTCGATTTGATTCAGAGCCCGCTGGCGCAGATGTCGGCCAGCCCCGCCTCGATCCGCCGCGCCCCGCCGATGCTGGGCGAGCACAATGGCGAGATCCTGGACGAGCTGGGCTACAGCGCCGAGCGGATTGCCGAGCTGAAAGAGCTCAAAATTATCTGAACGATCGGGAAGTGCGCCGGCGGCACGCTTCCTTCGTCTCTTTTACTTACCCTTGAACTCGGGCGTGCGCTTGCCGGCGAAGGCGGTCACACCCTCGACGAAATCCTCGGTCCGGCTCGCCTCGAGCTGGCCGAGCCGCTCGTTCTGGAGCGCCTGCTCGAGGCTGACGTCGGCCGCGGCCCAGGCGATGCGCTTGATCATGCCGAGCGAGCGCGGGCCCTTGGCGAGCTGCTGCGCCAGTTCCATGCCCGCGCTCTCGACCTCGTCGTCGGGGACGACGCGATTGACCAGGCCCCACTCGAGCGCCTTCTTGCCATAGAGCCGCTCACCCAGCAGCATCATCTCCATCGCCCGCACGCGGCCCACCGCGCGCGTCAGTAGCCACGAGGAGCCGCCGTCGGGCACCAGGCCGACATGGCGGAAAGCCTGGAGGAAGAAGCCGCCCTCGCCGCAGACGATCATGTCTCCCGCCATGGCGAGGCCGCAGCCCACGCCTGCCGCCGCACCGCGCACGGCGGTGACGATCGGCTGCTCCATCGCCTTCATCCGGGTGATGATCGGGTTGTAGTAACGATCGAGCAGATGGCCGACGTCGCGCATCGGATCGTCGAGCACCGCCTCGGCATCGGCGAGGTTCGCGCCCGAATTGAACCCCTTGCCCTCGCCGGTGAACAGCACGGCGCGGCTCTCGAAAGCCGCGCGGTTGAACGCGTCGACCAGTTCCTCGCCCATCTGGGCCGAGCCGGCGTTGCGCGTCGCGGGATCGTTCATCGAGATCCGCGCGACGCCATCAGTCAGCGAGTAGAGGACCTTTTCGTAGCTCCTGCTCATCTCCGTGCTCCTTAGGCCAGCATGCCGCCGAAGCGCTGCTTCACGATCGCTTCGGCATCGCCGATGATCCGGTCGATCAGTTCCTGGCAGGTCGGGATGTCGTGGATCAGGCCCTGGACCATGCCGGCCCAGAAGATGCCCTTGTCGAGATCGCCAGAAGCCAGCAGCTCGCGGCCGACGGCGCCGGCGACGAGGTGCTTAATGTCCTCGAACACCGCATCGGGATTGGCCGAAATCCGAACGACCTCGTCGGAAACCGAGTTCTTGCCGACGCGGGCGGTGTTCTTGAACTTGCGGAAGATCAGGTTGGTGCCGCGCTCGTCGTTTTCGACGTACTTGGCCTTCACGTTGTCGTGGATCGGCGCTTCCTTGGTCGCGCAGAAACGCGTGCCCATGTTGATGCCCTCGGCACCCAGCGCCAACGCGGCGACGAGGCCGCGGCCGTCGCCGATGCCACCGCTAGCAAGCATCGGGATCTTCACCTTGTCGGCGGCGCTCGGGATCAGGATCAGGCCCGGGATATCGTCTTCACCGGGATGGCCCGCGCATTCGAAGCCGTCGATCGAGATGATGTCGCAGCCGTGCTTCTCGGCCGAGAGCGCGTGGCGCACCGCGGTGCACTTGTGCAGGATCTTGACGCCGTGCGGCTTCACCATCTCCCAGATTTCGCGCACTTCCTGGGTGCCCGCGGTCTCGATGATCTTGATCCCGGCATCGAGCGCGGCCTGGGCATAGCCCTTGTAGTCGGGCGGCAAGATCGTCGGCAGCACGGTGATGTTCACCGCGAAGGGCTTCGAGGTCATCGACTTGCAGCGCTCGATCTCGTCGCGCAGCGCGGCGGGGCTGGGCTGGGTCAGCGCGGTCAGCGTGCCGAGGCCGCCGGCGTTCGACACCGCGCTCGCCAGTTCGGCATAGCCGACGCCCTGCATGCCGCCCTGGACGATCGGGTGCTCGATGCCGAG
The window above is part of the Novosphingobium sp. G106 genome. Proteins encoded here:
- a CDS encoding nitronate monooxygenase family protein, with protein sequence MAFKTRITEMLGIEHPIVQGGMQGVGYAELASAVSNAGGLGTLTALTQPSPAALRDEIERCKSMTSKPFAVNITVLPTILPPDYKGYAQAALDAGIKIIETAGTQEVREIWEMVKPHGVKILHKCTAVRHALSAEKHGCDIISIDGFECAGHPGEDDIPGLILIPSAADKVKIPMLASGGIGDGRGLVAALALGAEGINMGTRFCATKEAPIHDNVKAKYVENDERGTNLIFRKFKNTARVGKNSVSDEVVRISANPDAVFEDIKHLVAGAVGRELLASGDLDKGIFWAGMVQGLIHDIPTCQELIDRIIGDAEAIVKQRFGGMLA
- a CDS encoding enoyl-CoA hydratase-related protein; the protein is MSRSYEKVLYSLTDGVARISMNDPATRNAGSAQMGEELVDAFNRAAFESRAVLFTGEGKGFNSGANLADAEAVLDDPMRDVGHLLDRYYNPIITRMKAMEQPIVTAVRGAAAGVGCGLAMAGDMIVCGEGGFFLQAFRHVGLVPDGGSSWLLTRAVGRVRAMEMMLLGERLYGKKALEWGLVNRVVPDDEVESAGMELAQQLAKGPRSLGMIKRIAWAAADVSLEQALQNERLGQLEASRTEDFVEGVTAFAGKRTPEFKGK